Proteins co-encoded in one Oncorhynchus masou masou isolate Uvic2021 chromosome 22, UVic_Omas_1.1, whole genome shotgun sequence genomic window:
- the ch25hl1.2 gene encoding LOW QUALITY PROTEIN: cholesterol 25-hydroxylase-like protein 1, member 2 (The sequence of the model RefSeq protein was modified relative to this genomic sequence to represent the inferred CDS: inserted 1 base in 1 codon; substituted 3 bases at 3 genomic stop codons), producing the protein MDLVGDTFSGLGIDLGNDSSLQPLWNSVRPNHRNSLRSPLFPIVLNVSSYFLFCLPILACDIIGDRWPXVQXFKIQPSRRPTPSMLLHCAGISPHNHMLLVLPASVAQWTWRPPVTMPDQVPTLVEFITGVTGNLLLFDFQYFIWHLLHHWLYITFHAIHHNYSAPFVLSTXCLGGWELVTVCFWTTLNPVILRCHLLTTCVFMVLYVYVSVEDHCGYDFPWSISRLIPFSIYQGPSKDYVHHQKLNKNVAPYFSDXDKIFGTHADFSFSYSYSAPVTNTFL; encoded by the exons ATGGATCTAGTAGGAGATACATTTTCAGGCCTGGGAATCGACCTGGGAAATGACTCCTCTCTTCAGCCTCTCTGGAACAGTGTCAGGCCCAATCACAGGAACTCTTTGAGGTCTCCTCTTTTCCCCATTGTTTTGAATGTGTCTTCATACTTTCTGTTCTGCCTCCCCATCCTGGCGTGTGACATCATAGGGGACAGATGGCCATGAGTCC AGTTCAAGATCCAGCCGAGCCGGCGGCCAACACCTTCCATGCTATTGCATTGTGCTGGCATCAGTCCGCATAACCATATGCTCCTTGTGCTTCCTGCAAGTGTGGCTCAGTGGACATGGAGACCACCGGTGACAATGCCAGACCAAGTCCCAACTCTAGTGGAGTTCATCACTGGAGTGACGGGAAACCTTCTCCTCTTTGACTTCCAGTACTTCATCTGGCACCTGCTGCACCACTGGTTGTACATCACTTTCCATGCAATCCACCACAACTACTCAGCTCCCTTTGTTCTGTCTACATAATGCCTGGGAGGGTGGGAGCTGGTCACAGTGTGCTTTTGGACCACCCTGAATCCTGTCATCCTGAGATGCCACCTTCTCACCACATGTGTCTTTATGGTGCTCTATGTCTATGTGTCCGTGGAGGATCACTGCGGTTACGATTTTCCTTGGTCCATATCTCGTCTGATACCCTTCAGTATTTATCAAGGGCCCAGCAAGGATTATGTGCACCATCAGAAACTCAACAAGAACGTTGCACCATACTTCAGCGACTAGGATAAAATATTTGGAACACATGCTGATTTTAGTTTCTCTTACTCTTACTCAGCGCCGGTGACGAATACATTCTTATGA